In Amycolatopsis sp. FBCC-B4732, the genomic stretch CGCGTCCGGCATCGCGGGCGGCATGAACCCGGTCAGGCCGTCGCCGCACGTATCCCGCAGCCAATCCGCGGCGCCGGCGGGGGCGGACGGCCATGGGTTCGGCTGCTCTGGCACACGATCACCCTACGGCCGGCCCGTCGGCCGCATGACGAGCCCGCCACGGCGAGAAAATGCCGTGGTCGGCCCGCCCGGCTAGGGTCGCCTGTTGTGGATAACTTCAAGATCGGCGAGACGGTCCGCATCACCGGCCGCACCATGACCGGCAGTGTCGGCACCGTTGTTCACCTGGATGAAAAGCGCGGGAAGTACCTCGTGCGGGTCAGCGACGTCCTTCAAAACTACTTCACGGCGGAAGAGCTGGAAGTGTTCTCGAGCTAGCGGGCCGGGGCACCGGGGCGACGGGCGGGGCCACCGGGGATCATCTGTCCATGCCGACGTCATCGCCCCAGGCACGGGTCCAGCGGACCGAACGCTGGTTCCTCCGGCGCGGAACCCCGACGATGATCGCCGGGTACGGCTTCACCGAGCACGTGCTGCCCCGGATGCTGCCCGCGCTCGTCTTCGTCACCCTCGCGAGCCTCGCCTGGCTCGTCCCGCTCAAGACCGCGGGCTCCGGCCGGTGGGTTCTGCTCGGTGTCGTCGTCGCGGTGACCGTCGCGGCCTGGGTGACGATCTCCCTGTTCGTCCGGCGCCTCCCCCGCTTCTCCCGCGCCACGACCATCGCCATCCTGATCGGCTACGCCGCGATGCCGATCGCCGTCCCGCTGCTGCAGCTCGCCTTCGACGGCGCCATCACCCTCCCCGGCGCCCGCGCGCTCGGCGTGCTCGCGTTCCTCGTGTTCTTCGCCGCCGTCTTCGCGGCCACCTACGTCGCCACCACCTACGGCTTCGGCACCCTCCTGCGCCAGGGCATCAAGCAGGCGGTCACCGACCTCCGCAACAGCGTCCAGGTCCTCGGCCGGGCCCTGCCGGTGCTGCTGTTCGTCACCCTGTTCCTCTTCTTCACCGGCGAGCTCTGGCAGCTGATGAACCAGCTCGCCTGGTGGCGCCTCGCCCTGGTCGTCGCCCTCTTCGGCGCGGTCACCGTCCTCGCCGCGGCCGCCCGTCTCCGCGAGGAAATCGGCCGCGTCGAACAGGACTTCAGCCCGCCCATGCTCACCGCCGCCTGCGCCGGGACCCCGCTCGCCGCCGTCACCCTCGACGCCCCCGTCCGCGCGGTCAGCCTCAACGGGCGCCAGAAGCGCAACCTGCTGCTGATGCTCGCCACCCGCCAGCTCGTCCAGGCCGCGGTCATCGGCCTCGCCCTGTTCGCCTTCTTCGTGCTCCTCGGCGTGATCATCGTGACCCCCGCCGCGGCCGAGCAGTGGATCGGCACCACACCGGCGATCTCACCGCTGCTGCCCGGCGTCCCGGTCGCCCTGCTGCGCAACGCGACCCTGCTCGCCGGGTTCGGCAGCATGTACTTCGCCGTCACGTCGATGAGCGACACCGAGCACCGCAAGCAGTTCTTCGCCCCGATCATCGACGAAATCGAGCGCACCCTCGCCGTGCGCGCCGTCTACCTCACCCTGCACACGGACACGGTCAAGGCGTGACCGCACCGGGCCTCAAGCCCTTGTCCGGGTCAGAAGGGCCCGGCGGGAGCGGGTGCCGGGCGGGCGGCTGTCCGAAGGCATGGCGCTGGCGGTGACTCCCGGGGTGTACTTCCGCGCGGGAGACGGCCCGGTGCATCGGAGCTGCGCAGGCTCGGCAATCGCGTCGATCGTCGCGGTCGCCGGTGGGGCTGCAACGGAAACATCGACCAGTACTGGCTGGAAGTCGACTACTCCGGGGCCGAGATCTACTCCGAATTCCGGAGCGCCGAAGATCCCCGCTTCTGTCTCGCGGTCCCCCACGACACCACGCAACGCGGTGTTCAGCTGATCATCTGGCCGTGCGGCGGTCAGCTGGGGCAGTTCTGGGACCCGGTGCCGTCCAGCTGGGTTCCGGCGTGCGGTGGTTGCTGCACAACTTCGGCACCGACGAGTACGCGGCCGTCTCGGGCGGGCTGCCCGGCTGGACGACCGGAGCACCCATGGTTGGGGGCAGCGGGTACGGGGTACCAGCGCAGTCCGCTCACCGACCAGCACTACCGAGGACGAGCATGCCTGAGCCGATCACGCCCGAGCCCCTGCCGGCCGAGCTGCGGGCGCTGGCCGCCGACGCGGAAGCGCTCGCGGCCCGGACCGCGGAAGTGGCCGCCCGGCTGGAGACCGCGCCCGACGGCAGCCTGCAACGGCTCGCCCGGCCCATCGCGAAGGCGACCCACGACCTGAGCGACTACACCGACGAAGTCGTCCGGACGGCCGAAAACCTGGCCCGGGTCCGGGTGTCGCGCGACCCCGGCCTGTGTGACGTCCCGTGGGGCGTCTGCCCGGCCCACGGCGTCACGCTGCGCGCGAGCGGGGACCGCGCCTGGTGCACCCACCCCGGCTGCGCCGGCGAATGGGACTACGACCGGCTCCGCACCCCCTGCACGGAGCCGGCCACCGCGGTCGTCACCGACGAAGACGGCGTCACCGGCCGGCTGTGCGCGGCGCACGCCCGGGACGCCGGCGACCGGCTGGCCGGCTGCACCGTCTCCGACCTGGACCACCCGGGCGCATGACGCTCGGCGTGCGGCCGGTTTTCCCGGCGCCTAGGTCGAGATCGTCTTCGCCGCGGCGGCCGACGTCGCCCGCCCCTTCGATCGGAGGTGCGCCATGTCCGCCGTCCCGCCGCACGTCCTGGTGGTCTTCGGGGCCACCGGGGACCTGGCCCGGCGCATGCTGTTCCCCGGCCTCGGCCGGCTGCACCGGGAAGGCCTGCTGCCCGACGGCTTCCGCGTGCTCGGGTCCGGGCGGCACTCCCCCCGGCAGCGACGACGAGTTCCGCGAGAGCCTCGGCGACGCCATCAGCGGGTTCGAAGACCGCGTTTCGTTCGTGGTCTCCGACAGCGACGACGGCGCCGAGCTCGCGGCCGCCGTCCGGGAAGCCCGCGATGAGCTCGGCGACGGCAGCCGGACGCTGCTCTACCTCTCGGTCCCGCCCGCCGCGGCGACACCGGCCTGGCCGAGGACGCGCGGCTGATCCTGGAGAAGCCGTTCGGCCACGACCTCGCGTCGGCGGAGGAGCTGAACGAGACCGTGCGCGGGGTGTTCCCCGAGGACCGCGTGTTCCGGATCGACCACTTCCTGGGCGAGACGGCCGTGAGCTGTTCCAGCGTGTAGGTCAGCTCGGTGCTGATCCCCGCGATCTTCGAGGTGTTGTGCCACGAGGAACCCACCCCGACCGGGCCGGTGTCCTCGCGGGTGCAGCGTCCCGTACCTGGCCGAAGTCGGCCAGGTACGGGACGACGACGTCCGGAGCGGGGTCGACGGTGAAGGTGCGCGAAACGGAAGTCATCCCCCGCGGGTCCGCGGCTCACGCCCGCGGCACCCGCGACGTCCACATCGGACGTCGCGTGCATGATCGGCGGCCCGCCGGGGTAACCGGTCACCCCGGCGTCCGGCCGGGACGAGCGAGAGGAACCGACGTGAGCTTGAACGACGACGACATCTCCACGACTTCCGGTGGCGGGCCGGAGGGCCCGGCCGACTCCGGTGCCGGTGAAGGCACCCCTGGCCAGCACGACGGCGGGGCCGACGGCGGCGCGGACAGCGGCGCCGAGGGCCCGGCCGACTCCGGCGCCGGCGAAGGCACGCCCGGCCAGCACGACGGCGGAGCCGACGGCGGCGCGGACAGTGGCGCACGCTGATCTCGGCGAGCCCGTCGCCGGCACCGGGGACCCCGCGTTCTCGGTGCCGGCGGGTGCTCGCCCCACGCTGCGGCGGCTGATCGGGCCGGACGTCGAGGGCTTCGCGGCGCGGCACTGGGGCCGCGAGCCGCTCGTGCGGGCCGGCGCCGGGGCGACCGGTTTCCCCGACCTGCTCGACCTCGACGGCGTCGACGAACTGCTCTCGCGCCGCGGCCTGCGCACGCCGTTCCTGCGCCTCGCCCGCGACGGCGCGGTGCTCGACTCCGGGTCGTTCACCGGCGGTGGCGGCGTCGGCGCGGAGATCGGTGACCAGGTCCGCGACGACCAGGTCGCCGCCCTCTTCGGCGACGGCAGCACGATCGTGCTGCAGGGCCTGCACCGCACCTGGCCGGCCATCGCGGACCTCGCGATCTCCCTGACCGGCGAACTCGGCCACCCGGTCCAGGCCAACGCCTACATCACTCCCCCGTCCTCGCAGGGCTTTTCCGCGCACTACGACGTGCACGACGTGTTCGTCCTGCAGCTGGCCGGCCGCAAGCACTGGCGGGTGCACGCCCCCGTCCACGAAGCCCCGCTGCGCAGCCAGCCGTGGGCGGAGCGGGCGGAAGCCGTCGCCGCCCGCGCGCGCGACGACGCCCCGGCGATCGACCGGGTGCTCGAGCCCGGCGACGTCCTGTACCTCCCGCGCGGCTGGCTGCACTCGGCCACCGCCCTCGGCGACGTCTCCGCCCACCTGACCATCGGGATCCACGTCGTCACCCGGTACGCCCTGGTCGAGGCGCTCGCCGCCCTCGTCGCCTCCGACGAGCGGCTGCGCACCTCCCTGCCGCTGGGGGTCGACGTCGCCGAGCCCGCCGATCTCACCGCCGACCTCGACGCGGTCCGGACGGCGCTGGCCGAGGCGCTGACCCGCGTCACGCCCGACGACGTCGCCCGCCACGTCCGCGCCCGCGTGTGGCCGGGCGGGCGGCCGGAGCCCGTCGGCCCGATCGCCGCCGCGCGGTTCGCCCACGAGCTCACCCCCGGCGACACCGTGCGCCGCCGGCACGGCCTGCGCCACCGCGTGCAGGACACCGAGGACGGGCGGGTCGCGCTGGAGCTGGCCGACCGCCGGATCACGCTCCCGGCGTCCACCGCCGCCGCCCTGCGCGCGGTCCTCGACGGGCAGCCCCGGCGCGTCGGCTCGCTCCCGGAGCTGTCCGAAGCGGACCAGCTCGTGCTCGTCCGGCGGCTGCTGCGGGAAGGCGTGCTCGTAGCCTGCACGCCATGACCCGCGCCCCGCTCACCGGACCGCCGCGCTGCGCGGACCTCGCCGACGCCGACGGCGACGCCCGCGAAGGCACGGCGCCCCCGGCGGACCGGTGGCTGCTGATCGAGCACGCGGGCCCGTGGGAACGCAACGCCCTCGCCGTGTTCGACGCGGACGTGCTCGCGGCGCTCACCCGCTGGGCGGGCAGGACCCGCGGCCGGATCGTGCTGATCCGGCGGCCGGGACGCCGCACCCCGCGTGGGGACGCCCCGCGCCGGTGGTTCCGCGTCGACGCCCGCCCCGGCCACGAGGAGATCCGGACCGGCGAATACCGCGGTGACGCCGAGCTCGCCGCCGTGGGAGACCTGGCCGGGCACCGGTCCGACCGGCCGCTGACGCTGGTCTGCGCGCACGGCAAGCACGACACCTGCTGCGCGATCCGCGGCCGCCCGCTCGCGGCGGCGCTAGCCGCGGCCGATCCCGAAGGCACCTGGGAGTGCAGCCACATCGGCGGGTGCCGGTTCGCCCCGGCCGTCGTGCTGCTGCCCCACGGGTTCACGTTCGGGGGCGTCGGACCGGCCGAAGCGGTTTCCCTCGTGCGCGGCTACGCGCGGGGAACGCTCGCCCCGGACACCCTGCGCGGGCGGTCGTCGGTGCCCCCGGTCGTCCAAGCGGCCCAGCACCACGCACGCGCCGCCACCGGCGCGACGGGCGTGGACGACCTGAACCCGGTGGCGTATGCCAGTGAGGACGACGGCGTCTGGCGCGTGACGCTGACCCGGCCCGAGTGCACGGTCCTGCTCCGCGAACGGCACGTGACCGTCGACCGGCCGTTGACCTGCGCCGCCCGGCCGCCGGGGCACATCCGCGTTTTCGACCCGGTGGAAGTGCTCACAGCGGAGGGCCGGGCTCTCCGGTGAGGGCCCGGTACACCGGCCGGAGCAGCTCGGCCACGTCTCGGCCGCCCGCGGTGATCGTGAAGGGCGGGGCCTGGTTCAGCAGCGCGTCGGACGACGTTTGCGAGCCCTGCAACGGAGTCGTGCCGGCCAGGCCCGGGGCCTGACCGCTGTCGAAGAAAGTGTCCATCACTTCGGTCAGCGGCGGAGAACCGTCGTCGGGGTCGAGCGGCTCGGCGGAGATGA encodes the following:
- a CDS encoding cupin domain-containing protein — encoded protein: MAHADLGEPVAGTGDPAFSVPAGARPTLRRLIGPDVEGFAARHWGREPLVRAGAGATGFPDLLDLDGVDELLSRRGLRTPFLRLARDGAVLDSGSFTGGGGVGAEIGDQVRDDQVAALFGDGSTIVLQGLHRTWPAIADLAISLTGELGHPVQANAYITPPSSQGFSAHYDVHDVFVLQLAGRKHWRVHAPVHEAPLRSQPWAERAEAVAARARDDAPAIDRVLEPGDVLYLPRGWLHSATALGDVSAHLTIGIHVVTRYALVEALAALVASDERLRTSLPLGVDVAEPADLTADLDAVRTALAEALTRVTPDDVARHVRARVWPGGRPEPVGPIAAARFAHELTPGDTVRRRHGLRHRVQDTEDGRVALELADRRITLPASTAAALRAVLDGQPRRVGSLPELSEADQLVLVRRLLREGVLVACTP
- a CDS encoding sucrase ferredoxin is translated as MTRAPLTGPPRCADLADADGDAREGTAPPADRWLLIEHAGPWERNALAVFDADVLAALTRWAGRTRGRIVLIRRPGRRTPRGDAPRRWFRVDARPGHEEIRTGEYRGDAELAAVGDLAGHRSDRPLTLVCAHGKHDTCCAIRGRPLAAALAAADPEGTWECSHIGGCRFAPAVVLLPHGFTFGGVGPAEAVSLVRGYARGTLAPDTLRGRSSVPPVVQAAQHHARAATGATGVDDLNPVAYASEDDGVWRVTLTRPECTVLLRERHVTVDRPLTCAARPPGHIRVFDPVEVLTAEGRALR